From Haloarcula hispanica ATCC 33960, the proteins below share one genomic window:
- a CDS encoding CopD family protein, whose amino-acid sequence MAALPIRTLHVLAMAVLVGGTTLLWYSYRSGAIASLAPARQFEWLFWAGVGVLVFTGVGNLGTLGPPGPGTDWGRTLLAKLIVVVALVVGSVVRTLLLVQASDREATSGDLSPALRRTLSRAYGATAAVLLSIVVLAEVLAHG is encoded by the coding sequence ATGGCAGCCCTCCCGATTCGAACCCTCCACGTCCTCGCGATGGCGGTCCTCGTCGGCGGCACGACCCTCCTCTGGTACAGCTATCGGAGCGGCGCTATCGCTTCGCTCGCGCCCGCGCGACAGTTCGAGTGGCTGTTCTGGGCCGGCGTCGGCGTGCTCGTGTTCACCGGCGTCGGCAACCTCGGCACGCTCGGGCCGCCAGGACCCGGAACCGATTGGGGACGAACCCTGCTGGCGAAACTCATCGTCGTCGTCGCCCTCGTCGTCGGGTCGGTCGTCCGGACGCTCCTCCTCGTTCAAGCCAGCGACCGCGAGGCAACATCCGGTGACCTGTCCCCAGCCCTTCGGCGAACGCTTTCGCGGGCCTACGGCGCGACAGCGGCCGTCCTCCTGAGCATCGTCGTCCTCGCGGAGGTACTCGCGCATGGCTGA
- a CDS encoding class I SAM-dependent methyltransferase — translation MWADSREALSDLQLGECERVLDVGCGTGELTRVLREETDGTVVGLDADTDLLAAAGDPTVCGDATRLPFAGDSFDLVVCQALLINLPDPEVAVREFARVATDRVAAIEPNNAAVTVESTVDAEPTLARRARRLFLDGVRTDVTLGSDAADVFRDAGLSVVSTTQYDQEQRIEPPYDDAAMQAAQRKATGTGLAHNRETILNGDATPAEYDALRERWRSMGRDVIEQMQAEAYERRETVPFFVTVGEVQ, via the coding sequence ATGTGGGCCGACTCCCGCGAGGCGCTCTCGGACCTGCAGTTAGGCGAGTGCGAGCGCGTCCTCGACGTGGGCTGTGGGACCGGTGAACTGACCCGTGTCCTCCGCGAGGAGACCGACGGAACGGTCGTCGGCCTCGACGCTGATACGGATCTGCTGGCCGCCGCCGGCGACCCGACCGTCTGCGGCGACGCGACGCGGCTCCCCTTTGCCGGCGACAGCTTCGACCTGGTGGTGTGTCAGGCGCTGCTCATCAACCTCCCTGACCCCGAGGTCGCGGTTCGGGAGTTCGCCCGCGTCGCCACCGACCGGGTGGCCGCCATCGAGCCGAACAACGCCGCCGTCACCGTCGAGTCGACCGTCGACGCGGAGCCGACACTGGCCCGCCGCGCTCGCCGGCTGTTCCTCGATGGCGTGCGGACGGACGTCACTCTCGGGAGCGACGCCGCCGACGTGTTCCGCGACGCGGGGTTGTCCGTCGTCTCGACGACGCAGTACGACCAGGAGCAGCGCATCGAGCCGCCCTACGACGACGCGGCGATGCAGGCGGCCCAGCGGAAAGCCACTGGAACCGGACTGGCACACAACCGCGAGACGATTCTCAACGGCGATGCGACGCCCGCCGAGTACGACGCGCTCCGCGAGCGCTGGCGGTCGATGGGCCGGGACGTAATCGAGCAGATGCAAGCGGAGGCCTACGAACGCCGCGAGACGGTCCCGTTCTTCGTTACCGTCGGCGAGGTTCAGTGA
- a CDS encoding deoxyribonuclease IV — MVRVGAHTSIAGGVYNAVEEQVEYSGNCGQIFSHSPQVWQDPNIDDDEAEQFRDLAADHGVGPWVIHSSYLVNLCTPKDDLREKSLDSMQKEVDAAAKLGIEYVNVHLGAHTGAGVDGGLDNAASVLDDLDIPEGVTVLVESDAGSGTKLGGQFEHLATVRKRTDQDIEFCLDTAHMFAAGYDLSTPEAVDETLAEFDEAVGFDDLACVHLNDSKHECGTNKDEHAHIGEGHIGEDGMRAFVNHDAIRDVPLVLETPTENGKSFAWNIERVKELRGE, encoded by the coding sequence ATGGTACGAGTCGGGGCGCACACCTCTATCGCCGGCGGCGTCTACAACGCCGTCGAGGAACAGGTCGAGTACAGCGGCAACTGCGGGCAGATATTCTCCCATTCGCCACAGGTCTGGCAGGACCCGAACATCGACGACGACGAAGCCGAGCAGTTCCGCGACCTCGCAGCCGACCACGGCGTCGGCCCGTGGGTCATCCACTCGTCGTATCTGGTCAACCTCTGTACGCCCAAAGACGACCTCCGCGAGAAGTCCCTCGATTCGATGCAAAAGGAGGTCGACGCCGCCGCGAAGCTGGGCATCGAGTACGTCAACGTCCACCTCGGCGCTCACACCGGCGCGGGCGTCGACGGCGGCCTAGACAACGCCGCGAGCGTGCTGGACGACCTCGACATCCCCGAGGGCGTCACCGTCCTGGTCGAGTCCGACGCGGGCAGCGGGACGAAACTCGGCGGCCAGTTCGAGCATCTGGCGACGGTTCGGAAGCGAACTGACCAGGACATCGAGTTCTGTCTCGACACGGCCCACATGTTCGCCGCGGGCTACGACCTCTCGACGCCTGAGGCCGTCGACGAGACGCTCGCGGAGTTCGACGAGGCTGTCGGCTTCGATGACCTCGCCTGCGTTCACCTCAACGACTCCAAACACGAGTGCGGGACGAACAAGGACGAACACGCCCACATCGGCGAGGGCCACATCGGCGAGGACGGGATGCGCGCGTTCGTCAATCACGACGCCATCCGCGACGTGCCGCTGGTGCTCGAGACGCCGACCGAGAACGGCAAGAGTTTCGCCTGGAACATCGAGCGCGTCAAGGAACTCCGCGGCGAATAG